One part of the Quercus lobata isolate SW786 chromosome 7, ValleyOak3.0 Primary Assembly, whole genome shotgun sequence genome encodes these proteins:
- the LOC115954060 gene encoding protein DOG1-like 4: protein MPDRSTTGTQTNNADSFKTFLEGWMVRQEHYLDELLSAQQHCHDMQDEDIKELCSRMLAHYQEYYEAKSRIAQRDVFLAFSPTWLTSFERTFLWIAGFKPGIVFRIVTNSVLDMSEDQTQRMNRLLEETKLEERALNDELAKVHESVAGPTMLEAARRSGRLVGGEASEEETATATLRVALESVVANADSLRMRTAMKVVEILRPAQKVRFLAGAAQLQLRIRSWGLQRQEDERQESTIK, encoded by the coding sequence ATGCCTGATAGATCAACCACAGGTACACAAACCAATAATGCTGATTCATTCAAAACCTTCCTGGAAGGCTGGATGGTCCGCCAAGAACACTACCTTGATGAGCTTCTCTCAGCTCAGCAACACTGCCATGACATGCAAGACGAGGACATCAAAGAACTATGTTCACGTATGCTCGCCCATTACCAAGAATACTACGAAGCCAAGTCAAGAATAGCTCAAAGGGATGTCTTCCTTGCTTTCTCTCCCACGTGGCTAACCTCGTTCGAGCGAACCTTCCTCTGGATAGCTGGGTTTAAGCCCGGAATAGTCTTCAGAATTGTCACCAACTCGGTGCTTGACATGTCCGAAGACCAAACACAGAGAATGAATAGGTTGTTGGAGGAGACCAAGTTGGAGGAACGTGCACTTAACGATGAGCTAGCGAAGGTTCATGAAAGTGTGGCGGGTCCAACAATGTTGGAGGCCGCGAGACGTAGCGGGAGGTTAGTGGGCGGTGAAGCGAGTGAAGAGGAAACGGCTACGGCTACGTTGAGAGTGGCATTGGAGAGTGTGGTGGCGAATGCTGATTCGTTGAGGATGAGGACAGCAATGAAGGTGGTGGAGATACTAAGGCCAGCTCAGAAGGTGAGGTTTTTGGCTGGGGCGGCTCAGCTTCAGCTAAGGATCAGGAGCTGGGGATTGCAGAGACAAGAAGATGAAAGACAGGAATCAACTATCAAGTGA